A stretch of Paenibacillus mucilaginosus 3016 DNA encodes these proteins:
- a CDS encoding IS3 family transposase — protein sequence MYKHRFQYRVEKMCSVLQVSRSGYYKWVKHKPSKREKHRMWLKKRIRHHFYRLKKRPGSPVITAILREEDGCAVSSKTVSRLMKEMGLKSITVGKYKATTNSNHNMPVHDNILNQQFKVEAPNKVWVTDITYVATGEGWLYLASVMDLYSRKIVGWATGARMTRELVIEALELAYKRQKPAPGLIHHSDRGSQYASSDYQERLADYFMTGSMSRKGNCYDNACIESFHSTLKKELVYQTKFKTRKQATDELYNYIEFYYNRTRRHSTLGYKTPHRFEQMYHEQRAA from the coding sequence ATTTATAAACACCGCTTCCAGTACCGTGTCGAGAAGATGTGCTCCGTTTTACAAGTATCCAGAAGCGGCTATTACAAGTGGGTAAAACACAAGCCTAGTAAACGGGAAAAGCACCGGATGTGGCTGAAAAAACGCATCCGGCATCACTTTTACCGTTTGAAGAAGCGCCCGGGCAGCCCCGTGATTACTGCGATTCTGCGAGAGGAAGACGGTTGTGCTGTCTCCTCAAAAACGGTCAGTCGCCTTATGAAAGAGATGGGTCTTAAGTCGATTACGGTTGGAAAATACAAAGCAACGACCAATTCCAACCACAACATGCCTGTTCATGACAATATCCTAAATCAGCAGTTTAAAGTGGAGGCACCCAACAAGGTCTGGGTAACAGATATTACTTATGTCGCCACTGGCGAAGGCTGGCTATACTTAGCCAGTGTGATGGACTTATATTCACGTAAAATCGTGGGCTGGGCTACAGGCGCGCGGATGACTAGGGAGCTCGTGATCGAAGCCCTGGAGCTTGCTTACAAGCGTCAGAAACCGGCCCCTGGCTTGATCCACCACTCCGACCGCGGATCTCAGTATGCAAGCAGTGATTACCAAGAACGGCTGGCAGACTACTTCATGACCGGCAGCATGAGTCGAAAAGGGAACTGCTATGACAATGCGTGTATCGAGTCTTTTCACAGTACATTGAAAAAAGAGCTTGTGTACCAAACCAAGTTTAAAACTCGTAAACAAGCAACCGATGAACTCTATAATTACATCGAGTTTTACTACAACCGAACACGGCGCCACTCCACTTTGGGTTATAAAACGCCTCATCGCTTTGAACAGATGTACCATGAACAAAGAGCAGCTTAG
- the thrS gene encoding threonine--tRNA ligase: MKEISVALQDGTVRRYAAGTTIRDIAESISPGLKKKAVAGRVNEKLVDLDRRLEEEGGTAVLTVTIVTLDSPDGLEICRHTTAHVMAQAFRRLYGPQSVQLGIGPVIRDGFYYDIGLDRPLSPADLAAIGQEMERIIRENLPVVRREVSREEALHTFAELGEPLKLELIRDLPAEAVISLYSQGEFTDLCRGPHLPSTGWIKAFKLLSTAGAYWRGDSSNRVLQRIYGTAFASKAELEDHLRFLEEAKKRDHRKIGRELGLFMFSEEAPGMPFYLPKGMTVRTELEHFERTLLRQRAYDEVRTPLMMNNRMWEQSGHWDHYRENMYFSDVDDTTYALKPMNCPGHMLIFKNRLHSYRDLPVRLAEFGQVHRHEFSGALNGMMRVRTFCQDDAHLFVRPDQIEGEIGGIIELIDEIYSVFGFQYEIELSTRPEDSMGSEELWNEAERSLKNVLEARGIAYRLNPGDGAFYGPKIDFHIRDALQRSWQCGTIQVDFQMPEKFDLSYVGEDGLKHRPVVIHRAVYGSIDRFIGILTEHYAGAFPLWLAPVQAMLLPVSDAYSEYAHKLQETLTAAGLRAEVDARSEKLGYKIREAQLEKVPYMFILGEQEKSSGTVSVRRRDEGDLGGRTLGEITERMLEEIRARK; encoded by the coding sequence ATGAAAGAGATCAGCGTGGCACTGCAGGACGGAACGGTCAGGAGGTACGCGGCGGGCACCACGATCCGGGACATCGCCGAGTCGATCAGCCCGGGCCTCAAGAAAAAGGCTGTCGCCGGACGAGTCAACGAAAAGCTGGTAGATCTGGACCGGCGGCTGGAGGAAGAAGGAGGGACAGCAGTCCTCACCGTAACCATCGTCACGCTGGACTCTCCGGACGGACTGGAGATCTGTCGGCATACTACAGCGCATGTCATGGCACAGGCATTCAGGCGGCTCTACGGACCACAGTCCGTTCAGCTTGGGATCGGACCCGTAATCCGTGACGGCTTCTACTACGACATCGGCCTAGACCGCCCGCTCTCCCCCGCCGATCTTGCCGCCATCGGGCAGGAGATGGAGCGGATCATCCGGGAGAACCTCCCCGTCGTCCGACGGGAAGTGTCCAGGGAAGAAGCCCTGCACACCTTCGCGGAGCTCGGGGAGCCGCTCAAGCTGGAGCTCATCCGGGATCTGCCGGCGGAGGCGGTAATCTCCCTGTACAGCCAGGGCGAGTTCACGGATCTGTGCCGCGGGCCTCACCTGCCCTCCACCGGCTGGATCAAAGCATTCAAGCTGCTCAGCACAGCAGGCGCTTACTGGCGGGGAGACTCGTCGAACAGGGTGCTGCAGCGGATCTACGGAACAGCTTTTGCTTCGAAAGCAGAGCTCGAAGACCACCTCCGCTTCCTCGAGGAAGCAAAGAAGCGGGATCACCGGAAGATTGGCCGCGAGCTCGGACTGTTCATGTTCTCCGAGGAAGCGCCGGGCATGCCCTTCTACCTGCCCAAAGGAATGACGGTCCGGACGGAGCTGGAGCACTTCGAGCGGACGCTCCTGCGCCAGCGCGCCTATGACGAGGTGCGTACCCCCCTCATGATGAACAACCGCATGTGGGAGCAGTCGGGCCACTGGGACCACTACCGGGAGAATATGTACTTCTCGGATGTCGACGATACGACGTATGCGCTGAAGCCGATGAACTGCCCCGGCCATATGCTCATCTTCAAGAACCGGCTGCACTCCTACCGCGATCTCCCCGTGCGCCTCGCCGAATTCGGGCAGGTGCACCGGCATGAGTTCTCCGGAGCGCTGAACGGCATGATGCGGGTGCGCACCTTCTGCCAGGACGACGCCCACCTCTTCGTCCGGCCGGATCAGATCGAAGGAGAGATCGGCGGCATCATCGAGCTGATCGACGAGATCTACAGCGTCTTCGGGTTCCAATACGAGATCGAGCTGTCCACAAGACCGGAGGATTCCATGGGCTCGGAGGAGCTGTGGAACGAGGCGGAGCGCTCCCTGAAGAACGTGCTGGAGGCGCGGGGGATCGCCTACCGCCTCAATCCCGGAGACGGCGCCTTCTACGGACCGAAGATCGACTTCCACATCCGCGACGCGCTGCAGCGGAGCTGGCAGTGCGGAACGATCCAGGTCGACTTCCAGATGCCCGAGAAGTTCGACCTGTCTTATGTCGGCGAGGACGGGCTCAAGCACCGTCCGGTGGTCATCCACCGTGCCGTGTACGGCTCCATCGACCGGTTCATCGGCATCCTTACGGAGCATTATGCGGGAGCCTTCCCGCTGTGGCTGGCCCCGGTCCAGGCGATGCTGCTTCCGGTCTCCGACGCTTACAGCGAATACGCCCACAAGCTGCAAGAGACCCTGACGGCCGCAGGCCTCCGGGCCGAGGTCGACGCCCGCAGCGAGAAGCTCGGCTACAAGATCCGCGAAGCGCAGCTGGAGAAGGTGCCGTATATGTTCATCCTCGGCGAACAGGAGAAGTCTTCGGGCACTGTCTCGGTCCGCAGGCGGGACGAAGGGGATCTGGGAGGCCGGACCCTCGGGGAAATCACGGAGCGGATGCTCGAAGAGATTCGCGCAAGGAAGTAA
- a CDS encoding LysE family translocator: MELFLSGFLLSLALCLDLGMVNVTIMKTGVERGLVPAALVGFGSGIGDLIYAVLSMVGVTLILENIYIRWILWIGGTLILLHLTWQMIRSVIRAKEVDLGGGTQGSRRGSLKDLYTGMTLALASPTAILFFASIGGSVIASTTDSSSYESLMLFFLGFFVAGLVWSAFMAVISSQGAKLLGEKLTRGFSIVSAILFLFFAVKVFLDGYHTLL; encoded by the coding sequence GTGGAGCTGTTCTTGTCGGGATTTCTGCTGTCGCTGGCCTTATGTCTCGATCTGGGGATGGTCAATGTCACGATTATGAAAACAGGAGTCGAACGGGGGCTTGTTCCCGCCGCCCTGGTGGGCTTCGGCTCGGGAATCGGGGATTTGATCTACGCGGTGCTGTCGATGGTGGGCGTCACGCTCATTCTCGAGAATATTTATATCCGGTGGATTCTTTGGATCGGGGGGACGCTCATCCTGCTTCACCTGACCTGGCAGATGATCCGCTCGGTGATCCGGGCGAAAGAGGTCGATCTCGGAGGGGGGACCCAAGGCAGCCGCCGGGGATCGCTCAAGGACTTGTATACGGGCATGACGCTTGCGCTCGCTTCGCCGACGGCGATTCTCTTTTTTGCTTCGATCGGGGGCAGTGTGATCGCGTCGACCACCGATTCCTCTTCCTACGAGTCGCTGATGCTGTTCTTCCTCGGCTTCTTCGTGGCGGGGCTTGTCTGGTCGGCCTTCATGGCGGTGATCAGCAGCCAGGGCGCCAAGCTGCTCGGCGAGAAGCTGACCCGCGGATTCTCCATCGTATCGGCGATCCTGTTCCTGTTCTTCGCGGTCAAAGTCTTCCTCGACGGGTACCACACGCTGCTGTAA